In Zonotrichia albicollis isolate bZonAlb1 chromosome 9, bZonAlb1.hap1, whole genome shotgun sequence, the DNA window GCTCCTAAGTGACTTCTCTTGGATGCTTGATATGACACAAGCTCCTGGTAATGCTACTGAATGCAGGGATTATAACACCATCACACATTTCAGCTGCACATCTATGAAATAAAATCCCAAATGTTGTAGTAATTCAGCCAACCTCCTACCTTTTCTGAAGACCCTATGGGACAAGGTATAAGActggattttttccccactcTTGTTCTCAAACATATATTAAGttttcaagttaaaaaaaaagcaacagaaattCTTGTATCAAGTACAGCTCGCTTTTCATGCTCTACTGAAGTGGTTTTTGGCAACGCCACCACTCTACAGAGCTAAAGGCCAGCCAACTCTCCTAAGTCTTTCCAGAAATCAAGATGTTCAGACTAATAAAGTCCTCTCTAGCTATTGAAACTATGATTTAGTACTGAAAAATGCTGAAACATTTCATGTTATTTGGGTCTACCCCTACATGCACAGCCATAGCAGACAAGATTTCAGGAGGAAGACGTCAGAATCTTTCTACTCCTGCATTCTCAGGCTGTGTGTGATCCCAGGCCTCCACAGCCCACGAGACACAGCCAGTGGCTTACCTGTGTGAGTTCTTACATGTGTTTTCAACTGGTTGCACTGGGTGAAGGCTTTCCCACAGAGCTGGCACACGTAGGGCTTCACCCCTTTGTGTATCCTCATGTGCCGCCGGAGGCTGCTGGCTTCGGAGAACACCTTCCCACACGTGTTGCACACCGGCTTGGCCTTGGAGaacttctgctccagctcctcccccGAGCTCTCCAGCTGGTAAGTGCCCTTGTCAGTGGCTATGTTGGACATGCAGTGCTCCttcagggcacagctctgctgaggctTGCCCCGTTTCTGTTTGGCTGCCATGCTCTGGGCCAGGATATCCTGCGCCGCCAGCGTTTCGCTCTCCACCACCgctgccagctgcagctccgAGTTAtcgctgccctgggcagcctgctctgtTATGTGGGTGGCCAGCTTATTTGCATCTAAAAACATCTCAAAGGATGTGTTCTCAGCCACCTCATTCTGATAGTGCAGGGATTTATTCTCCGTGCTTTTGGGGGGGCTGAAATTCTTCTTTCGCTTTTTGGCTTGAGGAGATTTCTTTTCTAAAGCTGCTTTCTGTGCCTGGGGTGGaaccagctctgcagcagcagtatcctccttctcctcccgaTTGTTGTAGTCTCGGAGAGTCAAGAGGCAGGTCTGCTGGTTCATTTCAACATTGCCAGTGATGCTGGATGTCTCTGTGGAAGAGGGATTAGCAATAAAAGCAAAGTCCTCCATCTTGATCTTGCATTTAGTGACCACTTCTTCTACTTTGAGATAGTCGGCAGCCTGGTGAATCTCTTTCACATTCCAGCTGCAAGGAAACAAGACCAGGGTGAAACATTCTGGACAAAGTAAACATTTGTTCTGCACCAACTGTACCACAAacagacacagagctgcagaagaGTTGTACTGTCAAAAAATGTAACTTTGAGAACACGCAGCAACACTTAATTTCTCAGTGCTCTAGTGCCACAAGGCTCTAAAATGCCACTTATTCCTGAACTGCAGGTCCATGTCTAGCAGGGTCTGCAGACCCTCAGACTGGGGACTTTATTTTAGTTACAGGTCTCTTGTAGAATTTTAAGTTAAAAGTCAACTTGTAAGGTGCTGAGGCCAGACATGGGCTTGTTGGTCCAAACAGCTCTGAAATAACAGCACAAAGGGATAAAGCACTGGAAAATAAGATACATAAAACACCATTTCATAAATTTCCTGGCCAAGGGCTCAGGTAATTCACTGGCAGTGCATTCACCTCAGCACTTCCATGGCAGGTATTTACcttttttataaaattatttgcaaACAGCCTTAATTCTTATCAGCTGCACACAGAAACCAGTAATACCAAGGAAATCCTCATTTAAACCACCACACTCTATTTTTCAGTTCCTGCCACACATGCCTTGATGGTTTAGGAAAAAATGATCTGGAAAAGGTGGCGACATGTACCATGAGTGCATTTATGGATTTACAGCACTTAAAAAGAGACATTTGTGGTAAACAACCTCATTCTAACAATAAACAACTTGCCACAATTACTCCCCATATGAGTACAACTGTTTCGGTGTCTTGTACTATATAAGCACaagatggacagatggacatcAAGCACCCTGCATTAGGTCTGCATTTGACATCAGACATTGagaaagaagtaaaaatcctgGACTACGTACTTCTAAATATTCACACCTCCCTCATGAGAGATAAATCTCTTGCTAAGAAAAAGacactgcaaagaaaaaagcatCCTCACTCTATGTGAAGCAGCAGAACAGGCACAAAGTCAATGCAGTCATGAGGGCAAACACTTTTTGTGTGAGTCTTCTTGGGCAATGTAATATAAAATTTTAAGTAACAGATCATGCAAATTTTAACAAATGTGACTCTTAAAACTGTGCCTATCCTCATCCATCCCTCAGACTTAGGTCTCTAACACTTTTACAGTTCCTGTGTGTTTTTGGAAAAAAAGGACTACTGTAATTCACCCTCAGATACATACCTCTCCTAGTAATCATGCAGGATGTTTAATCCCCCCCAAAGCAGACAGAAACAGCAGGAGACTGAAACTATCAGTCGGTGAAATATCAAACAACACACCTTTATTTTGGCACTCACACGTCATGGGGTATTTTAAAGCATACAAACAGATGAAATTCAAGTTGTCAATATTCATCACATCCACCGCTATTTCTTTCTCCAGACCTCATTACAAAAAGTCCAGTTCTGCCTTATCACAAGTTTATTTCCCTACTCCCCTTTAAGAGCATGTTACCTGTCAAGGTTTAAGTTTCCTGTGTAAATAAATTCCAGGAGCTTTTGGAATCCATCAGCTTTCACTTGAGTCTGATCCAAGACAACGTTGTTGTCAGATGCGTCTCTGTAAAAGGCCCCGAAATACTCGCTGAAGGAGGCAAGCACATTCCTGTGAGCTTTGAACTGGAATTCCCCGATGACCACGGTGCAGTCGCAGAGGAATCCGGCCTCTCGCTGCTTGTTCAGCCTCTCCAGCAGGTGCTCACAGTGATGGGAATACTGCATCTTGACAACGCGCTGCAGACACTTCCTAGCCTGCGAAAgcaaaagattttaaaaaaatcaatttatatGCAAGATTTCACCTTTTTTACCCCGTAACAGAGTCAGTGTCCGGACGTGCCGGTGCTCACTCAGGACagccgggcagcagcagggacagcgcGATGGTGGCTGCTGCTCGAGCCGGGGCGCTGCTGTTCCAGCGGGGAGCGCGGGGGCGCGGGCAGGGCCCGTGTGCTCCCGGCCCCCCCGGGATTAGCCCGGCTCAGCCCGGTTCTTGTCACACTGTGTCACACCCGGCCCCGGGGAGCGGCCCGCGGCTCGGACCGGCCAGCGCTCAGTGCACGGGGCGGCCGCTCCCGGGCAGCGGCGCCGGGGCTGCGGAGCGCTCCCCGCTCGGTGCCGGCGCGGCCCCGGGCCGGGGTTTGGCCGCCTCGGCAGCGGACGGGGAGCGGGACCCGCAACCCCGcggcgcccccggcccggccccgctgccagACGGAATGGAGCCCGCGGCGCCCTCCCCGGCtcgcccagcccggccccgctgtcgccccgcgccccccggcccggcccggcccgagGCCGCGGCCCCCGCGCACCTGCGGAGCGGAGAGAGGCTGAGCGCTGCGCTCAGGCCGCCATGTCCCGCTGACGCCGCTTCCGGGACGCGAGTTCCGGCCTGCGTGCCGGGGGCGGCTGGCGAAATTGCGGAATGAAACGGATTTAATATTCCTGCCAGGCGACGGCAGGAATAAAATAACTCTGGCACTGAGGTTGGGAAACCGAGAGCAGTGCTGCGGTCCGgtaggaagggaaaaaaaggagccACCTCGGCTGGTGTTTCCGCCCGGTTTCGAACCGGGGACCTTTCGCGTGTTAGGCGAACGTGATAACCACTACACTACGGAAACGCCGCTGGTCAACTGTTTTCCGGTTACACCTCTAATACTACTGTACCCCGCccgtccctgctgtccctgtctgtccctgctgtcctgtcctgtcccgctgtcccgtcccgtctgtccccgctgtcccctcccctcctgccccgCGCTCAGCCGGGCTCCGCACCCCACGGACCCCGCCACACGTCCCCGGACCCgcagcctccccctgcctccTGTCCGTCCCCAGCGCCGGCAGCTCACCCCAGTGCGGGGCTCTCCAGTTGTGCAGGCACTCCCCACGCACACCAGGAGTGACAGCAGCGGTGGGAACCAGACATTTCAAGGAGAAGGGAATGTTTGGCATTGCTGGCGGGGCAGGGCGGTGATGAACCAGCGGAcgggagagctgggagctgggcatgGGGTGTGTGACATCTGGCAGCATCTGCTCTCGCCACAGCTGGATCTGGAGAATGGGGAAGTGACTAATCCTCCTGGATTTTCTACTGCACCAGGAACTGAAATAACAGCAGAAGCTACAGAAGGGAATGTGGTTTTGCCACTTTTTGCAGAGGTTAACATAAGTCAAACTCTGACTGGTGGAAAGATGCATCCTATAACCTTCTCTGAGGAGCTGAAGTAGTGGACTAGATTGTGAACTGGTCAAATGCATTCCCagcatttttttcaaaacaaaacatataATTGAAGTGTACACATTCCCAAAGTCATTTACTTGGGACATCCCCAATATGGCTTAACCAAAGATGTTGGTGAGAGGCCAGAGATGCTGGTGTTGCCATGGAGACTGGGCTGGAATAGTGCTTGCCCAATACCACTGCATTTTGTTTGATTCCTGTACTTATCCAGAAAAGCATGGGATTGTCACATCCCGGGGAAATGGGAGGCTGTGGGGAAGAAATGGCAGAGCTGTCCCCTGAGCAGGCTGCCGTGCCAGCTCTGTgtcagcccagctgtgcccccactCTGCCTCCAGTctcagcacaggctgtgtgACAGACTCCAACCACGGTGTCACCCACTGTGACAATCAGTGACACAAATCCCTCTGGTATTTTCCAGTTTTTGGACTGGAGCTGTGAGCTCTCAGATCCTGTAACATGGATTGTGAAAGTGGCACTTCACAAGTCACAGGAACTGGAGAGCTGCTTGTACAAGGcagtaaagaaaaattatgtTATGTGTGCCTCAGGCTTAAGGAAAGGATGACTAAGAATCCCAgcaatgtggaaaaaaaatttccacCTTCCATGATATTATGGCCCTGAATCAAAGGTTTAATTGTCCTGAAAGCCTCTTCCACCCTCCTGATTTTGGCACAGAGTTGCCAGGGGTTGGCAAGTTCTGCTCCAAATCTATCATGAATGAATCATCATCATGTTGGCATAAAGACTTCCACTCCTGTCCTTTCTTGTATTTTCTGGTGGCCTCTCCCCTGGAATTTAGCTGAATACATGGCCCCAGGTGTTGAGGTGAAAGTAAGAGTTCCTCCTAGGAAGATTTCAGTTTGGACTTCAGAAGGATTGGATTTCAGTTTGGATTTCAGAAGGCTCCTTGCTGAGTCTAACACGGTGCACAGAAAAGGTTTCTAAAATAGATGTACTTTTATAACAGATTTTCCTTAACACTCCCTGGAAAAGAATCCAAGATTACAGCTACCTGGGAGCAAGCAGGGAGAACCAGTAAAAATCATAGCATCTAGCACAATTTATTCATTCTTAGTCAGTGAATACGTCTTTctgaataaatataaaatactttttttaagaGGCTCTTTACCAATCCTGCACAGCATATGTACGAGAGCTCTACACTATTATTTCACGCTCCTTTGCACTTGCAAAACTCTttgcttttccatggaaatcTCAGGGTGGAAAAGTAAACACACAAAAGCCTCTCAGAGGaacaggaggcagcagaggggTCCGAGGCGAATGCTCCAGGGAGCACCGCAGGGAGCATCCGCCCTGCACAAAGAGAGGTCAGGCGGGGATGAATAAAGATGAATAAAGATGAGTAAAACCCATCATCCAACACAGCATGGGACGGGGAGGAggggggtgctggggctggcacagccctgctttgGGGAACGGTGAGAGAGGACTGGCCTGGCTCCTCATTCAGGGACGCTCGTGTGGGATGGCATGAACCCGAACGCAGGCTCAGGTCCCTAAATTCAGCTCACAAGCACCAGGCACCAGTCTCCAAATCCTGGTACCAGCCCCCAAATAATGATACCAGCCCCCAAATCCCGACATCCgcccccaaatcctgctgcaaGCTCCGGGCCCGGGTCGCCGgtcctgtcccatcccagcccgCGTCTCCCGGGTCCCGACCCGCGGCAGGGAATGCGCGCTCCCTCCCAGGCGCGCTCCCGCGAGCACGCGGCGCGTTCCAAACTCCCGCCAcccgccgcgccccgccccTTAATCCCATCATAGCCAATGGCAGCGGAGGAGGGCACCCCTCTAACCAATGGGAGCGCGGAAGGCGTGGCCGCGGGGTATAAGAATGCTAGCGCGGCCCTTTACGGCCTGTGCCGGGGTGGGCAGGCCCTATGGCCGACTAACCCTAATGGCGGCCGCGCCCCTCACGCTCGCCCGCTGTTTTACTCGCTGACTTTCAGCGGGCCAAGGAAGCGGCTCAGGGGAaagggggtgggggaaaagagTTCCGGCCTCAAAAAAAGCCAGCGAGGGGGTTCCACACCCCGGCCCACCCtggggtccctgtcccttctccgAAACCGGGGATGCTCCCGCCCTCGCCCCTCGTGGAGGCCGCGGTCGGCGGGCTCagcgccgctgccgccgcgAAGAGTTCGGCTCTGTCAGCCTCGGCGGCGGCCAGGAGCCGAGGGCCGGCGCGCCCACCCTGGGCAGCCGGGGGACCCCAGCAGAACAAAACGGGCGCGGCGCCGCTGGGCGCTGAGCAGCCGCCGCCCCCTGAGACGTGGGGTGCGCGGCCGGCGCCGCCccgacacccccaaacccctccggCCCCCGGTCGGGGCATCCGGGCGGCTCCCGGCTCTGCTGGGCCGGCCGGGGATCCAAAGGGAGCCCCCGAAGCGTCGGTGCCGCCGAGATTTGCCGTGCGCTGCCCTCGGAGTGCGGGCGGCGGGAGGGATGCGCTCACCGCAGCCCAGATCTTATCTAGGAGAGCCCTGCGGTGATGGAAGCTCAGGAATGCTGAATTTCATTCAACGAGTTCAAGAAATGTTGGGTTTTACTCGTCGATTTCGGTGTCGTGGAGCTGAATTTGTGAAAACTGAAAGACAGCGTGGAGAGCTAGGGACAAATACTTCGCTGCAGTGAGGAGCAAGGATTGTGAGGGGAAGGTGCTGTGGCTTGTCCTGCCTTAGCAATTCCTCTCCCTGCGCTCAGGCTTTGGCACTGCCGTGAGGAAACACTGCAATGtgtgccaggggcacagcaccGATCTTGCCTTTTTAATGCCGGGGCACAGCACCAAACTTGCCTTTTTAatgccaggggcacagcaccGAACCTGCCTGCTTTGTGTCAGGGGCACAGCACCAAACTTGCCTTTTTAGTGCCGGGGGCACGGCACGAGACCTGCCTGCAGagtgctgagccccagcactgcctgcctgcTGGAGTAATGCCCAGAGCCCATCCTGTGCCATCACCATCACAGGAACCGGCTGCTCAGTTACCTCTGCTGTTAGTTTTGACCACAGCTAAACATGTTCGGTATTTCTGGCATCAAGCACTTACAGAAGATTCACCAGACATGCGGGCACACGTGTGGGATGCAGACACAGCCCTACGAACTGGGCTTGGGCATCATCAGTGCTCTTTTACCACTGCTCCGTTAATATCCTGAGCGTTTGACCAGTGCCATCTTGTGgccttctgtttttttttttttttctttgcacagAGGATGGAAGTGAACTTgggtactttttttttttttttttttttttttttaattctgtttgaAAGAAACCTTCTGCGGCCAGAAtaaacagaaacaggagaggccGACCCCACACACTTGAAGATATGTAGGGCCTTTCTAGTACTGGAATCTGAATTTGCTTAATAAATCTGATCCAGGGAAAACTAGTGTTGGCTCTGCTGATGGTAATGTTCTTTCTTAGTTCAAACAATTGTGTTTTCACTGTTTTATCTTGTTTCCAAGCAACAGCTTTCACTTAGCATCAAATACTTCATTTCAGACTCTCAACTAAACATGCAGAGCCAAAATATTTAGTGTGCTTAGGACACGGTTTTTCAAATGAAATGAACTCCACTTACAATTgtctctctgaaaaaaaaagtcttctaAATATACCTAGTTTAGTGgtattttttaatgatttttttttaactgcccTTTCTGAAGGGGGTGGTAAGCTGAAACTCCAAATTTCTGTAGTCACAATAAACTATGTGCTCTGCAGATCCACATGTCGGAGAGGAAATGCTAATGAGCTCAGAACACGGCATACTATTGTTTCCATTTATTTAAGGTAGCAAGGAAAACTGCAACATGATATTGTTGCAAAGAGGGCAACAAATGGAGCTCTAGGCACAGCTTGCTACTGCTTCTGAACAGCCTTACCTACCGGCCCCAGTGAAACaggcaaaaaaagccaaaaaacaaaGTGCTAATGTGGCATTTTAGGAATGCAAACAGAAGCTCTCTGCTCTTTCACTCCTGAAGTGTTTCAAACCATTTGCAAGTGTGTCAAAGGAATTGTATTCAATGTCTCTCCTCGGAGCAGACAGGAACAAAAGTCGCCTGGCAGCTGGCAGGAAttacctcccccagcagcaggaattacCTCCCCCAGCAGAGGACAGGATTACCTGTCCTCCATCATCCGGCATTGAGTCAATTTTCTTCCCTCGGGATGCAAGTGCTCATCTTAATATCTCCGGCTTTGttaaatttcaaaatatatttttaaatcctGTTTATGTTTGGTAGAAGAGGCTCTCTCATGCTCAGTAGAGTTCTGAAAGGGCATTACTGAGGTTCACATGCTGTCAGTTTGGGGTTTAGGGTCACACATCCTGACTTGTGGAGTGCCAGATGCTCAGGAATCAGCACCGAGAGTTCAGGAGGTTCCGTAGCAGATGTTCAGGCTGAGCTTTGAAGCACGGCTGGCTCAGGTGTGTTTAAGGTGGCATTGCTGCCGTTCGAGGTCAGTCACACGACATTTGCTCTGTCAGTCTGGTACAGGGACCGTGCTCCGGCCAAATGTGACCAGCCCTGAGTGTCCTCCCAGCAGGATGAAGTGGCTGCACTCCTGTGTGCCTGGGGCTGCCTTCCTTTTGCATGGTCATCCTCTGCCGTGCTGTTTCTGAACACCCCAGAGCttgctgt includes these proteins:
- the MYNN gene encoding myoneurin; its protein translation is MQYSHHCEHLLERLNKQREAGFLCDCTVVIGEFQFKAHRNVLASFSEYFGAFYRDASDNNVVLDQTQVKADGFQKLLEFIYTGNLNLDSWNVKEIHQAADYLKVEEVVTKCKIKMEDFAFIANPSSTETSSITGNVEMNQQTCLLTLRDYNNREEKEDTAAAELVPPQAQKAALEKKSPQAKKRKKNFSPPKSTENKSLHYQNEVAENTSFEMFLDANKLATHITEQAAQGSDNSELQLAAVVESETLAAQDILAQSMAAKQKRGKPQQSCALKEHCMSNIATDKGTYQLESSGEELEQKFSKAKPVCNTCGKVFSEASSLRRHMRIHKGVKPYVCQLCGKAFTQCNQLKTHVRTHTGEKPYKCELCDKGFAQKCQLVFHSRMHHGEEKPYKCDVCNLQFATSSNLKIHARKHSGEKPYVCDRCGQRFAQASTLTYHVRRHTGEKPYVCDSCGKAFAVSSSLITHSRKHTGEKPYICGICEKSFISSGELNKHFRSHTGERPFICEMCGNSYTDIKNLKKHKTKVHTGPETSPDSAALDNSFHEQESIQSQKSPLSESIDVKPSEMSLALPLPIGTEDHQMLLPVTGSQSPSSETLLRSAVTGYSEPQFIFLQQLY